The stretch of DNA AGCGGGAGGAGGACGTTGACCGTTCTACTACGGAggtgagtgaggaggaggaggaggttgctaTACCCCGACATACGACAACAGGGATGATCCTTGATCCGAATGGTCTttggtaattttttattcattctattttgtaatttttttatttagtaataaatgactttttttagacatatgttaattatacattatttttttttcctatataattatgtttttaacatgtttgatttcaggtttagaagtcaaacagttgttcgtggtgtgactaatagcacccaagagaacatgacacacggcgttacttgttggagtaacgctagtgatgaagataaggagatgtggttcaacaacttccgggtatctatttataaaatatatattattaaatataatttatttattctttttaccttattattaatttgtttctcatctatgtgtttactttttgtagcgtgtgttctattggccaaccaaccttgagcgcctagtttggcaaaggtataatgacattggcaagaagaggctaagggacaacatgtataaggtgtctaagaggaagaaggcgccatctttcatgaaaggtatttagtttcttttaatacccgtaattagttaaaattcattacatattttgaaaatatattaattaataattgttattttattgattacgggttcgtcatatgaggaatataccaagtaccggaacagtcctgagttcaaggaagcatcggcccggaacaagatcaacaggaaaggaggagataaggatgcggaagttgagcctactcattatggagggtctcaatcttttcatgatcgtgtggtattagatgtaagttatttgtcttagcttttaatttaatagtcttctaatttaattagtctcattaattatcatgtttgagtaacaatttccttgtttttttccggaagaccaagaagaataagggtaaggtacccacgattgttgatctctttgttgacactcacgcaaagaagacaagcaagggcaagttgatcttcgcgaaggaaaaagatcaacaattatatgtaagtgtcaaaaaataaaaatttcttagctttttaaagtatatgttttatcaatttttagataagtaacctctaaccattaatgttttatcaattttttaggaacaattccttgtccgtaggaagaacaacccggaaattgatgacaatgagctatggtttgatcttgttgaggggttccaaagaggagatgtgtatggagccgggtcggcaaaggagattttctaccctcctacaagaagaagagggtcaatttcctcccaacaacaaccttatacccCAAGTGTCGTGAGTGTGCTCCAAGCTCAATTAGCCGCCAAGGAGAGGTAGGATGCCGAGAGGGAgaggcgggatgccgagagagatgctgaaattcggaggatgaaggaggaaatggaacggatgaactccttcttcgccaattgcaacaccgggtggcgcccgcaaccaaaggatcctagagatcctaatcatggaggtggtagtggagcgggagcaagtttcccTGTTTCGTAGTTATGTAGTAGAACTCGTAGTTATTCCCGGATAATGTTAGATGACCAAACTCGTAGAactcgtagttgtgtgtatggaacttgattttctttatcaagtttggttgtgttggcttcccatgtgttctctgctggaagtgttggtttatttgcaggttttacgtatttggctaggtAAAAAACGATTTTTAGGCAAAAAATGTAATTTTGGCGACGGACACTTTGGGCATTTGGCGACGGCATTCCGTCGCTAAGTCTCGATCATGAATTAATTTTAGGGACGTTGGCGGCGGAAATCGGTGCCATTGGCGACGGAAATcgatcgccaaaatggcgaccaagttacgtcgccaaaatggcgaccattACCCGTCGCCATTTTGGAGGATATGGAGATGACGTGTATATTTAAAAAGCGACAAATGGCGGTCGCTAAATTGGCGACTAATGACgatcgccaattttggcgacaaTTTCGATCGCCCGCTTTaaaaaaaatcagtcgccaaaattggcgacgaaCGCCTGTCGCCAAAAGCGACCAAACCTTgctacgaagtgcgggcgacgggccttagtcgctttattctaaatggcgactgttctcagtcgccttatatggtcgccaattaccttatttgttgtagtggagagaccgtctctccaaagttttagtgtaattattattattattattattattattattattattattattattattattattattattattattattattattattatattgtttcCATTATTTAGTCTATAGAAAATGTTGTTATTATTCTTCAACATTGTTTGGCAAGCCGTCCTCAAAAGATTGCTTTCTACTGAATATTGAAGGGTCTTCATTTACTTTACTAATTGCTACTTCATACTTGTGAAGAAGTGTTTGATATTTATGGCACAATTATGATATTCTTTTGTATGTTTGTAGATATGTTCAATATACTAATATACTATCATCATAACATTTTAGATATTTATAtatggagttagtcatgcttaacTGTGTAAGCTGATTTAACATGATTTAGTTGTAAAACAGGTTTAAATACAACCGTATTAATGGGTAAAAGTGATTAATAAAATATCTGATTTATGATAAATTCACGTATAAAACTGTCGTATTTAGAAATTTGTGTTCATACTGTGTTATACTGTAAGTGAATTCACGTGTAAAACTGTCGTATACAGAAATTTGTGTTTATATTGTGTTACTGAGTGACAATGTATTTTTGTATTTATTAGAGAATATTTACCGTTGTTTTCTTCGATTTGTGCAGCTCTACCATCTCCAATCAGTACATGACTACATGTACAAGTACATTAGAAAGAAAGATACGAGTCGTCTGATCCTATTTGATTGTCATTTGTAACACACGAATTCACTAATGTTATAATCTACTTCAATATTATATTTGTAAGAAAACAATTTAATAATGGTTTGATATATACATGCATAACAATTGAATCAACAATTTGACAATTCGACAATTAGTTGGTGTTATGTGTTTACTTCTTCCCATTATTCAAATTGTTGTTACATAATTTAATATTGTGAGAAAAAATGTACATGGTAAAATATAGcaaaatactccctctgtcctggtcatttatttacttttgattttgacacaaagaccaaggagaAAGGAATGAAGCAGTTATTGGGTGACAAATAAATCAAATTGAGTGTGCAATATCAAGTTACAAATCAAAGGCATTCGTAAAATATAAAAGGTAATCAATTGACTTTGACACGGCAAAATGGAATAGATAAACAAATAACCAAAACGGAGGGAGTATCATTTTTTTTTCCAACGTTAatctattattcattcaattaGTGTGAAATAATTGCATTCCTTTTTACTAACCTATATATCAAGAACAGACAACTTCCAGGCCATAACTGAAAGAAACAATGGGAGTTGAGAAGGAAATTAGTGGAGGAGTGAAACAATTGATAAAATTTGATGGCTTTGCCATTATTAATGACACCATAGCAGATTAACACTGTGCATCTCACCTAAGCAAGTAAGCAACTACGCCGTAATAGTTTATCATATTACGACGTCACATTTTTTTACGTGTAAATGGGCGATAATGAACATAGAGATGGTCAGGTCCGGTCGGATGGGGTCATTTCGAATCATATCGATCCTGACTATGTCCGGGGTTGGGTTAGTCGGGTTAATTCTTAGACCGGGTTTGGGTTAGGTTGGGTCATTTATATATTTGTTGGGTCAGATTTAGTTGGGGTGGATTATGTCGGGTCATTATCAAGCTCATTTCTTGGCCGCGTCATTATGATAATTTCTCGGGTTTGGGTCGAGTTTGCTCGGTGTGACTCATTAATTCATTATTCGATTAATTTTTTCCGAATATTTTACCAGCTTGAGTTGAGTTACAGACTTACGTCTTTATTAAGGGAAGTTACAAGGTTAGTTAATTTCATTTTATAAGTGTTATTCATAATGTTGTTTTATTTTGGTCTTTATCGAGTTGACTTTTTGTATATGTCGGAATATTTCGAGTTAATGCTGGGTTATCTCTCGGATTTGGTTAAATTTAGAGTGTCGAGTTGTGGAGTTGTGGGAGTTATACGTGATGGGTAGTGGGGTGGGTCGCAAGTCGTGACGGGTGACTTGTGGGTGGTGGAGATGGGGTTATGATTGGATGGTCATTGGCGGGTCACAGTCAGTTAGATCCTGTTGTtgaacttaatttcagttcttagAAGTTAAGTTaatttcaattcagttcagacCGATTCAGTTCAGTTATgaaataaataatattttttttatcatatgaTATAAATAGTTATTTGATTATTCTCGATTAATGGCACGTAAATGAGTTTTTTGTAAAAGCATTTTGACAATTACaattataatataaatattatttataatgcAATTTTGAAGATCACCCGTGCGGGCACGGGTTCAAAAGCTAGTACAATGGGAAAAAAGGAACCCACGACATCAAATGTATTACATTATCATTCTTCTATTAATAAACATGTACTCCCTCCGTTTCGGTCAATTATTGTCTTTTAGTTTTGACATAAATACCAAGAAAAAGAGAGGGGATCAATTATTAAATGACCAAATGGAAAATTTtgatgtgaatgatcaaattactcatcaaattcatttttaaaatagaaatgacaatAATTGACTGAGgtctgagacacccaaaaatgaaaaaaacaacaaatgaccgggacagagagaGTGTATttatttttgtgagattttagaaattataagttatatttttaattttttgacGTCAAAACTCAAAATAAACTGAAATTATATGTATAGCTTTTGAGCatggatatttaattatttaccactttcttttttcttttttattgttTACTACTCCCTCTGACTCCTAGAGCATCTCCAATTAGGGGTGAGCAAGtttaggtccggaccggaaaaatggaccggaccggaccatttggtctggaccaaacccggaccgaattttttaggtccggtcctcggtcctcattttttgagttttcggtcttcggtccggtccggacTAAACCCGGATATATTAggtccggaccaaatggaccgaattttatgtttctaaagacTATCATTAGAATACTTTAAACTAAATTAccattttatcttcacaagacattataaattaatattgagtattttttttctcaaaaacaatcgtctaattattcatcgacatttaatttagtgaaaCTTAAACGTAATTATCATACACGAAATAGTGAAAGAATTAGTTCTAGGTCCATTTCGGACCAGACCGGACCGAATATTtcgggtttggtccggtccaagaccgaaagttttaggtccgGTCTTTGGTCcacaaaaaaattattttcagTCTTCGGTCATGTtcggtttggtccggtccggtccggtcttagaCCGATGCTCAACCCTAtctccaatggtaagctagttgctacctaggtagcacggacactcctcctaatcggcgttcctgtgtcggacacgacactcgtcggacacacgtcaaaacgtgtcggacacttgtaaagccgtgtctaactttcatctttaatttgggcacgtgtccgacacgtgtccatggtattttgagccgtgtccattgtatttggacacacctccaaacggaatcaagttgaatttaaggtaaatggcgagaattgttatatggttgaatttggtggggaaataagttGAACTGGAGATATACGaagtatgatgttctttagactagtattaagatgtcgaaatagattgattataagttggtttttgattttggaaatgagaatgaattataattaacgtaagttttaccttcacttatttaattaatattcaatactttttaaaaaataaaatcgcacatatataactataaaatatactctctcctattcaagataaacctccctatttccattttcgtctattcacaataacttccctattttcttttttggtaagtgtttgtgtggtccaaatttaattgtatggtgggtaatgtattttgtgtggttcaaatttatttatatggtggggtagtgtgttttcttaatttttgtgtcaaaatgaaatgggaggtttattgtgaataggagggagtatattttattaaattttaaatgacgtgtcccgtgtcctaaatttcatgggatgccgtgtcacgtgtccgtgtcgtgtcaggTCCGtatccgttttggtgctacctaggttGCTACTAGCTTACCTTTATCACATCAATTTTTTAAGCTACAATAACTTCAAGCTACAATTTGCTCAAATGGTTAAGCTAATTTACTAATAGCTTAAATAGACCCACTTAATACATTTCTCTATTTATTTATTCAATTTTTAAATTTCtaacataaaattaaaactttattAATATGACCAatatttttctattggttacattttcttgtGGGTtcatttgagctactagctccatggagTAACTAGCTCAATTAAGCTAGTTAATGTGAAGTGCTCCAATGGTTAAGTAGCTTAAAACTTTTTTTATTTACAAATAAGTACTTTTGGGTAATCATTGGAGACGCTCTAGACCAATTATTCTTATTGGGCTTTAATGAGTAGTAATTAGTCATCAATGAAAGGCCAATTTGGCCCAATAAGGATGAAAACCTAGATCAACATATGGGCTTTACTACTACAAGTACGACGCCGTCGTCCGTTATTAGGTCTAAAATCAATACACACTTTCTTGtattttcttttttcttgtaCTTTCTTGTATTTTCACTTCCATTATTCTTGCTATTTTCTTCACATTTTGTTCCCCAAAAcatttttttattgcattttcattttgattATTTGTTTCTCTTATACCTTAGCATACTCTCAATTTATTTTACGACCCAATTTTTATTACGGTCACACCCCCGTGTTTTAACACAAGGGTTAGACCGTAAGACTCAATACAAATGATTGACCGCGATATAAACTTAGGACGGTCTTAACCAAGAATATTTTTAGTCTCGTAtttttaatcatgttttattGATGCCTTCAAATTCTATGATTAAGGGAATGGAAATGATGTAGATAAGTAAAAGGTTTGAGTAGGGAATATTGTTGTGGGTAGTTCCTTAAACTTGAAGAGGGCCCTTGTCCTTGTACAAGTTATACATTGTGACATTCGCAACCTCTTCTATATCAAACAATGCCAGGCTTCGGTCTCGGTTTCGGGTTGATTTTTAAAGGCGAATGGACTGTATTCTAGGATTGAATGCATGTCTAGACTTCACCCTACATTTTTACCCACCAATATTTCCTGCATTTGATCACACACCTTTTTTTTTCTGATCCTTCCCTGGAGTGTACAGTCAcaagttcatttttttttttgtagcatTCTGTTATTTCTGTTGGATGATAGTTCTTTCGTCAAActagtagacctggcaaacgggtcaattgGGTCCCGGGTTAATCTGGTTGGTTTCAGGCCGGGTCAATTTTGGGCCGGGTCATTTCAAGTTGTAGACTTTGGGTCGGGTTGGGTTATTTTAGATTCGGGTAATTTTCGGATAagttattatcaagttatttgtcGATAAAAATCAGTTTGCAACAATAAACATTCAGGTCGGGTTATATCGGGTTGCGTCAATTCGGGTTTGGGTGAAGTTCGGGTCTAAACTGGGGTGTCAGGTCGGGTTATTTGGGTTGGGTCAATTTTGCCAAGTCTATGTCCAAGTTATTTGTTTAGATTTGATTAAAATACGGCCTAGTgtgaataaaaaaggtaaacaaataattgagacggtggAAATTTATGTTAGTGTTGCTTGCAACTATGTTCATTCAGGGATTTACTAATCTGCCTTTTGTATTGTGAAGATCAATGAAATTTTAGGCGCAATCTTCATTATGGGGTCATTCGGAAATAGTCTCTTTATATTTTCTAATACAAAGATTAGACGGCGTATATTTGACCCTCTTATCCTACCAGCAGGATCATTTGAGTACTATCTATGGTCAAAAGTCGAAACAATTATGGCACTGAAGTAATTGTTAGAATATAAAACCGATCATGAGACTTCAACCATCAACTTAAGCTTTTAAGCTTTTGGTTAAGATGGTTTTTTGCTTTTCTTTACAGTAATGTTGACATACTAATTTTCTTACTTTCGCTCTAGTTTATCAGCTTTTCTTGACAGTAATGTTGGCATACTAATTTTCTTACTTTCACTCTAGTTTATTCTATGACGGTATGACTATGCTCGCTCTAGTTTTTTGAGACCGTTTGCTTTAGTTTATAGTATGACATAATGCCGGTATGACTGTGTTCGCTCTAGTTTATAGTATGACGATCTGACTATGACCCTCAGAGTTCACTATGCTTAAATAGCAAATGAACAAGATCTCTGAGAACAAATATTTGTCTGTGTTTGTATGTCTTCTTCTGTTATCATACCCACTCCATTACCTAAATGAATGTCTGTCTGTCTGTCTTTATACAATTAAATACAGAAATGCTCTATTTTTCGATTATTATAGTTCCGTAACAGTAACCTCAGAATAATTCTCCGAAATTCTGACTATAACAAGTTTGCACATCAATTATCCAGCTCTTGACTTCTGCAatatttttttccaattttttagtAGTTTCAGACTTTTTCCTGAACTAATCCACTCCTACCAGTATATCTTTACCCACATCTTAGCTATAAACAATACCCTTAAAACCGTCTTCAGAACGCCTTCCTATGGGTTTCGTAACATTCTGTTCCTTCCTTACATTCCTCCTTCCCCTGATCATTCCCTTACCAGTCCATTCCTACTGTCCCATAACATCCTGTCAGAAAAATCCCGCCACAGAAATTCGATTCCCTTTCCGTTTACATCCCCAACAGGCCGAAAACTGTAGTTTCCCCGGCTTTTCCCTCGACTGTACAAAGCAAGGTTTCCCGGCCTTGACTTTACCTCAGTCAGGTCGTTTCCTAATTAGGAGCATAGATTACCATGAACAAAACATCCATTTGTATGATCCCAATAACTGTCTCCCACAAAGACTCTTAGACGGGTTTGACCCGTCTGGCTCACCTTTCCAAGCTGAATCCTATGAAAACTATACATTCCTCAGTTGCCCGAAAAACTTCACTGATCAACGGTACACCATTATTGACTGTCTTAGTAATTCGACAAGATCAGTTATGGCAACGTCACGTCCTATACTTGCTCATAAGGTTGCGAACAAGTCATGTCAAGTTATTAAAACCCTGTTAGTTCCGTCTTCTTTTGCTCCTCAGAATGCAGGCGGGTTTACTTCTGCATTAACAGATGATGTTTCGATCTCCTGGGACGTGCCTGACTGTAAAGATTGTGAACTAAAAGGCGGTTTGTGTCAGTTGACTATGAACGGAAGCCAACAAATTGGATGTCTTTATGGTCCTCCTGATTCATGTAAGCAAATCTTTATTTTAGCCCTTAATTCCGCTttaatttttttcttttgcttgtttGACGCATTCGCTTAGCTAACTAAGCTGAAAGCAACAGCTAGTATTTTTACTGATTTGGTCATAAGAACTGTTCACACCTGGAAAATGAGTTTTTTTAAATTTACACTATATTTTAATGGATTAATGCAGACGGATTTCGAACCCTGGTCATAAGTTATCCCTATCATTAATTGTTTAATATGGTGATGAATGTCATGTCAATGTTAGTTAAATTTCGGGTTTATTGGCGTCGGTAACCAAGTGGATCATGATTATGCTATTTATAATTAGTAGTTGTATTGAAAAATTGGCTTTTGGATGGCAAATAGCAGTAGTTGACtatatatgtgattattgtttgcatgcgAGCAACTGGTAGTTAAATACTCCTGAGAAAGGAAAGAAGGTGGATGTTCCAACATAGTAGCATAGTGATACTACGACTTTTATAAGGAATGGAAACTAGGTTGATCGCTATAATGGGAGCTGTCACATAGTAACatttggtaattttttttttttttttttgatgacgagggggttgagtcccccccgggcccatgcattcccgcaccaccacatggatcatgtaagccacccccttcgggggctgcagtggccaagtgatcatcgccccagctggtagtcgaacctgggacctcgcaactcctgcatttctgcaagcttcaaggtttaacccagctaccactggactaacaccacttggttaacaTTTGGTAATTGGATGGTTGCATCAGGCAAGTCAAATTTTTGGGTCTTTTTTTCGTGTATTTTCATGGACGGAGGAAACAAACAGAAAGTAATTTTAATCGATGTTAGATACTGTTACTCAAACTCGGGTatagtggcggagccaggatttgaacttagggTAAGGTACACTCGAAtcaatttcgaaaaatttaactaaaaacttcgaaaatttcatccgccGGGGCCGGGGGAAGCCCCCCCCCTAACTCCACCACTAACATCGGACACTTGTAAATACTCATTCTCAGAGTCCGCAGGGTTTTGAGGGTTCTAAAGTGAAACGAAGATATGTTTAGACATAAGCCTCGAAATTGCAAAAAATCGTATACTAGGCTTCATATACCCAACCGGCCAACCTCCGCTTTTGTCATGCAAGGCTCTCTTTGCGTCTCTGCTAGGAGAAGTGATGGGTAAGAATTTTATACCCAGTATCCATGAGTATCAAACCCGGAAACTTGCCATGTTCTGTCAACTGTGATAGGCAGACCTTACCCCAAAAATTGTACTGTCTCCGTCCCTGTCAATTGTTTACGATAAAGAAAAATAATTGAGACGGAGGAGTAGAGAAAAAGAATAGCGAGACCAGGTCTTGCACTCACTAACAAGCAATACCTTCCATTATTGCAGATGAATTGGCGCAAAACAATAAAAACCTCAAGATATTCAGGATTGTCGCATTTTGCATCGCAGTACCAGCCATCTTATCTGCCATTGCAGTAGGCGTTATCTTATGCATTATGGACAGGAGAGAGGGTGATATAACCGCAACACGAGCACATCAAATAGCGGCTACACCAGATCCCCACGATGGTGTAGTGGGGCTCGATCAAGCCACCATAGACTCCTACACAAAGGTGGTACTTGGAGAAAGTCGACGTGTTCCAGGTCTGAATGACGGGTGTTGCCCAATATGCTTGTCGGATTTTAAACCGACTGAGACACTGAGATGCATACCTGATTGCCAGCATTGTTTCCATGCGGATTGTATCGACGAGTGGCTAAGATTGAACGGTACTTGCCCACTTTGCCGGAGCTCGCCTTCTCATTGTCTAGCAACTGTAAATGATTCATAAACATAGACAGGGAAAAGACTGAATGGTTGATATATATGGTTATTTTGCATATTGCGGACGACATAGCCAGTAATGTTGTGTCAGTAAATAATCAAATGTTCCAACACAGCACAATGTAGATAATATACAGAACCATCTTGATGATTTTGGAGGTCTTGTGAACGACACTTGCCCTCTTCGCCGGAGTTTGTCATCTCATTGTTTACCAAGTGTAAATGATTCATAAACATACAACTAGACGGCTAGATAACTGATTCTGCTATTTTGCTTAATGAACACGATTTATCTAGCTACATTGATAAATATTTAAGTAATCGAGCTAGATTTACACACGAACATTTCAGAAAAGCTATAATATTTTCAATTAGTTTGATTGGTATCGGACTCAATTCCCTTCCGAGGCCCTTCAAATTGAAGATCAACTTCAGGAAAAATTGCAAATAATttaaagagaaaattgttgattacaagcttttataaaccactttttgaacattacagccttatatatttattttttttgaaaattacatccaaaattttGGAAGAAAAGTaaaattttggatgtaattttcaaaaaaaataatactccctcctattcattttaaccttcccctttcaaaatggcacgcaaattaagggtaggattattttattgtaaagtattgtggtggtgtaaggtaattggagagagggaaggtattattgtggggtaagatgattaaaataagtattgttgtggggtaaggtgattaaaataagataaagtatgagtattgtggggtattgttgtggggtaaggtgattaaaataagtataaaactttactaaataaggaaagggggaaagttatatgaatagatgaaaaaggaaagggggaaggttaaaatgaataggagggagtataaggctgtaattttcaaaaagtgatttataaaaggttgtaatcaacaattttctctaattTAAATAAACTTAGTACCTCTAATCATTTCAAATGTTTGAATCCACACACAAAAGCCAACTACAATTAAAAAAACCGTCAACTATTGATTAaaatactcaaaaacaaaacaaatacgCGTAACAATTGACCAGAACAGAGGAAAGTACCACTTTA from Silene latifolia isolate original U9 population chromosome 10, ASM4854445v1, whole genome shotgun sequence encodes:
- the LOC141607063 gene encoding putative RING-H2 finger protein ATL21A; this translates as MGFVTFCSFLTFLLPLIIPLPVHSYCPITSCQKNPATEIRFPFRLHPQQAENCSFPGFSLDCTKQGFPALTLPQSGRFLIRSIDYHEQNIHLYDPNNCLPQRLLDGFDPSGSPFQAESYENYTFLSCPKNFTDQRYTIIDCLSNSTRSVMATSRPILAHKVANKSCQVIKTLLVPSSFAPQNAGGFTSALTDDVSISWDVPDCKDCELKGGLCQLTMNGSQQIGCLYGPPDSYELAQNNKNLKIFRIVAFCIAVPAILSAIAVGVILCIMDRREGDITATRAHQIAATPDPHDGVVGLDQATIDSYTKVVLGESRRVPGLNDGCCPICLSDFKPTETLRCIPDCQHCFHADCIDEWLRLNGTCPLCRSSPSHCLATVNDS